The stretch of DNA GGGTTCGCTCAAGGCGACAGGAGGGGCGGCTTGTGGCGAAGTAGTCTACTTGAGCAGATTCTCTGTCACCCGTCGGGTCGAGCGAAGTCGAGACCCGAATAATCGAACACCCCTCACCCGTCGGGTCGAGCGAAGTCGAGACCCGAATCAGCAGACGGGGAGACTTGAGGCGAAGAAGTCAAAATGAGTGGATTCTCTTCAACCCGTCGGGTCGAGCGAAGACGAGACCCGAATCACCAAAACCCCTTCAACCCGTCGGGTCGAGCGAAGACGAGACCCGAATCAAGTCACACAGTCTACAGCTTTCTCCTGAAATGCGTTTCGTTCCTGCACTCTGCCAAAGCTTTCAACAGGTCGATCCTCCCCTCTATGAGCGCCTTCTTCTTCTGATGTGACCATCGCTTGATCTGCTTCTCTATTGCCGCCGCTTCTGCGATTGTCTGGCACTCAATAGTGTACATCAGCCTGATCGGCAGTCGCTGCGAGGTGAACCCAGGAACAACACCAGATTCATGCTGAATCATTCGCTGTCCCAGATTAGTAGTTGAGCCGGTATAGTACAGACTATCCGCGCACTCCAGAATGTAGACTGTAGGGTGGCGCATTTCTCTTTCTCTCACTTGAGATATACGCCCGAATATTATGGAATGTCACTGACAGGTAGTGTCAGTGAAAATGAAAGGAATTAGGATTATCTGTAGTCCCAAGGGTTCGCCTCTCGTCTTCGCTCGAGGCGACAGATGGGGAATGCTCGAGGCGACAGATGGAGGTTCGCTCCAGGCGACGGATGGAAGACTGATCGAGGCGACAGACGGAGGAATGACCGAGGCGACAGATGGAGGGGCCGAATCGGCAGGCGGGGAAACTTGAGGTGCCGAAGTCAAATTGAGCGGATTGTCTTAAACTTGTCGGGTCGAGCGAAGCCTGCCCTGAACCTGATTCAGGGACGAGACCCGAATCCGCAAAACCACTTCACCCGGTCGGGTCGAGCGAAGACGAGACCCGAAACATCAAACACCCCTCACCCGTCGGGTCGAGCGAAGTCGAGACCCGAAACACCGAACTCCCCTCACCTGTCGGGTCGAGCGAAGACGAGACCCAAACCATCGAACACCCCTCACCCGTCGGGTCGAGCGAAGTCGAGACCCGAATCACACTTCACTCGTACCGCATTCGTACCGCTACCCCCTAAATTCGTACCGAAAACCCTCAAATTCGTACCAGAAACCGCCAAATTCGTACCGATAACCCCGAAATTCGTACCTCACTCGTACTTTGGCGGGTTATCCACATCGCGTGTGATGATCACACACTTGCCTCGCATTTCCAAGTCATTACTGGATAACGCACTCCAATTTCACGCGCATGTTTGGCACGCGGGTTGATATACAGGTTCAGTGCATATGAACATCGGTGATTGATACCGAGTGGAAGAACCAGTTAACACAAATGGAGGATCGCAAATGAGGCTAAGTCGCATGCAACGAATTGTCGCCGCTGCACTCCTTACTCTTGCGCTGGTGGCTGACGGATACGAAATTGGGCGTGTAGCAGGTTTGGACAATGCGGCGCTCTCCGCGAGCAAACCTCCTCTCATTGTCAGAGGAAGAAAAGTCTTCAATCCAGATGGAACTTACAAGGGGTGCGAGGTTGGCGGCAACAACTGCTGGATCATCAATACTGTAGTTGGGCAACTGACGATCAGTAGCGAAGGGCTCGGCGTACAGTGACCATATTGTGTGGGACCGTGTGCGACACTACATGGTCCCCTTCCCATTGGGAGCGAAAGTTATGCGAAAGTTCGGCATCTGGCTGCTTATCGGGCTCCTGCTGATCTGCAACGGGATTCTCCTATGGCAGACACAGACTCTTCGTCAGGAACTCCTGGCGGTCGCCGGCCCCGAGGCATACTTGAGCCTGATGGATGGCAGTCTGACCGATGCGCGGGGTGTCTATACCCTTCCCACGTTTGGGCAGTTTCTCATGCCGGCAGATTCAGCCGGCAGAGTGCCACCATTGAGCCTTGCAATATTCCTTTCGACCAGTTCCAACTGCCAGACAGCTATCATGGAGATGGACGTGTTTAAGCGACTCGCTCCGGAGTTCGAGCAGCGCGGTCAGCGAATAATCGCAGTATGCGCGCCGGAGGATTCACTGGCCATCGCACAAGTATTGGATAGCGCCACATTGAGAATTCCACTGATCCCGGTGGAATCTGAGCAGTTCTCATTTCGGCAGATGGGGATATCGCCCGAATTCATGCCGTTCAAGGTACTGTTCGATTCGACTGCTACGGCAATCTACATGCGCGGCTCAGACAATACCGCAGCAAGTCAACTGGAATTTGAGGCGGCCATGCTGCGTCTGAGCGCGCTCGTGGCAGACGGCAAAGTCTGATTCAAGGAGAACCGAAGTGAATCAACACACCACACACGCCAAAACGCTCACGGTGATCGGCTGCCGTTGGATGATCCCTCTGCTACTGTGCATTCTGATCGCCCGGTCCAGTCAGGCGGAGTCGCTTCGCGTAGTTGAGCAGTATGAACTCGGCAAATACTATGGGGTCTTCTACGCCCTGAGGGCGGGTGGGGATACCGTCATGTTCATCGCGCATGATGGCCTGTACCTTCAGGGAAACAAGGACGAGGAATGTCACATGGTAATGGAGCGTGCGTCATCGGATGTGCAGGTGCCATTTAGTCTCTGCGATAGTAATCGTCTGACGCGCCTAGTTTCTCCTGAAGGGCTGTGGCAGTACAAGTCCGACAAAGGGAACGAGGTGCTGATCTTCGAGGGGCACTGCAATCGGATGTATCGCCTTAGTCAGACCGATGAAGGAACGCCGTTTCTGACTAGGTGTGACAAGCGAACAGGCTATGACTTTTTGGGCAATGCCAATGTGCAGGGCGGCTCTATGCTCGCCGCCATGTCGGGAAACGACACCGAGAAAAGGATCGTTATCCAAAAGATCGGTAGCAGCAACTTTCTCAGACTGTTCCGCTGTTCTGAGGAACTGCTTCACTGGCGAGATTCGGTAAGTCTGGCCCACTCGTATCTCGGATACCCGGCGATCAATCCGCAGGACAGCACAATCTGGCTGGCTGTTGACGGGTACCCTTATGTCTATCTCGTCGACATGGCGGGAGAATTGCGCGACAGCGTGCCGATAACCAATGCCGACTACCGTCGCCCTCCCCAGACAATATCCCGGATCGAGTCGCAGGCAGTCACCAATGAGTGGTATGCTCGGTGGACACCTGTGATGTTCTTTTCCTACGTCTATCCGGATTATTTCATTATGCAGTACAGAGTCGGAGATGGGATCTGCATGGGAGAAGATCTTAGCCAGCTGACAACTGTCGTTTGGAATGTGAACAAACAGGTCGTCCCGCTGAAAATCGACCCACTCTGGCGCCTAGCGGGGGTGCAGGATGATGGGCGGATCATTTTTGTCGCCCGCGAGGCCGACAACTCCGGCTGTAAAGAAACCTTAGTTGTCGCGAGGATCGAGCCATGAAGCAGTTTTCGAACATGACCCGGCTGTGCCTGTGTCTCCTTGCGGGTCTTTTTATCTTGGGTGGTTGTATTGTCTACCGAGATATAACCATCAAAGACTTCAACGTTGAGCAACCTGTCAGGGAACTCGCCACTGCCTATCCCGAACACTTCAATACACCGTTCACGCTGTTGGTGCTCATCGATGAAAACGCAACCTGTGGCGTTCGCGAGATTTCCTGGTGGCGCGACTGGCAATCTTACATGCATGAGCGCGGATGGGGATTTGCGCTGGCAACAACGCAAGAGGATTCTCTCGATCTGGTCACAGTCATGCGGTTGGACAGTATCGACGCACCAATTTTGATCGTGCCTAATTGTCAGCATTATCTCAAGGAACGGAAGATTCTCGGCAACCCGCTGAATCTCCTGGTCGATTCTGCGGCCAACATTCATTATGCCTGCACCGCGCCGGATGACACGTCCGCCAGCCGCCACTTTTTGGGACATCTCGCTGAAATCGCGAATAGATCGCAACGACACTAAACCGCTGACACCCGGCCCACTGCCGCTAACCTGTTGGACCTGCTGGGGTAGTTCCCGGCAGGTTCCCCCTGAAACATTCTCGCCGCCAGCCCGTACTCTAACCAGATAGCCCCACGTTCTTGTCGGAACGCAACCCTTTGCGGAGAAGCCTGGCATGGTTAAGAAAATTGTCCTGGGAGGTATCCTCCTCGCTGTTGCTGTTGTCGTCGTCCTGTTTTTCGCCAAAGACGGCTCGGCCAAGAAGGAAGATGACCTCAAAACAGTCGCCGTTTCCCGCGGCACCATCGTCGACAAAGCCCTCGCGGTCGGGAAGATCGAACCCAAAAAAGAGATCGAAGTTAAGTCCAAGATCTCCGGACTCATCAAAAAGCGTTACAAAGAGATCGGCGACCAGGTAGTGGTGGGCGAAGCACTGTTCGATATCGCTCCGGATCCGACGCCGCTGGAATTCGCCGAGGCCAAGCGCCAGGTGGAACTTGCGCAGGTCGAATTCGACAACCGCAAACGCGAATATGACCGCTCGCTCTCTCTCAAAGACAAACAGCTCATCTCCCATCAGGAATATGATCTGGAGCGCGCCAAGCATGACGAAGCGCAGCTTCGCCTCGACCTCGCCAAAGAGCGACTCGCGCTGATCGAGACCGGCAAAACCTCGGTAGCCGATCGCAAGGTTGAGAATATTATCCGCTCGACCGTCAATGGGACGATCCTCTCGGTCGATCTCGAAGAGGGTGACCCGGTTGTCCCGCTGACGTCATACCAGGCCGGCACGACCTTGATGACGATCGCCTATATGGAAGATCTCGTATTCAAGGGGAATGTCGACGAGATCGATGTCGGCAAACTGACGATCGGCATGCCGGTTGAGATCGAGATCGGCGCGATCCCGAATCAGAAGATCCAGGGAAGACTGGAGAAAATCTCTCCCAAGGCGCACAAAGAGGAAGGCTCGACCCTGTTCGAGGTTGAGATCTCCATCAGCAATACCAACGGTCAGTTCCTGCGCGCCGGTTACTCCGCCAACGCCGATGTGATCATCACCAAGAAGGATTCAATCCTCCTGATCCCGGAGCGCCTGGTCAAATTCCAGGACTCTGTTGCGACAGTAGAGGTGAAGGACTCTATCGGCACAGTTACTTCGCTGACGATCAAGACCGGTCTCTCGGATGGGATCA from bacterium encodes:
- a CDS encoding GIY-YIG nuclease family protein, whose protein sequence is MRHPTVYILECADSLYYTGSTTNLGQRMIQHESGVVPGFTSQRLPIRLMYTIECQTIAEAAAIEKQIKRWSHQKKKALIEGRIDLLKALAECRNETHFRRKL
- a CDS encoding efflux RND transporter periplasmic adaptor subunit: MVKKIVLGGILLAVAVVVVLFFAKDGSAKKEDDLKTVAVSRGTIVDKALAVGKIEPKKEIEVKSKISGLIKKRYKEIGDQVVVGEALFDIAPDPTPLEFAEAKRQVELAQVEFDNRKREYDRSLSLKDKQLISHQEYDLERAKHDEAQLRLDLAKERLALIETGKTSVADRKVENIIRSTVNGTILSVDLEEGDPVVPLTSYQAGTTLMTIAYMEDLVFKGNVDEIDVGKLTIGMPVEIEIGAIPNQKIQGRLEKISPKAHKEEGSTLFEVEISISNTNGQFLRAGYSANADVIITKKDSILLIPERLVKFQDSVATVEVKDSIGTVTSLTIKTGLSDGINLEVTEGLKDGDLVVERPPKEITAD